From Scomber scombrus chromosome 6, fScoSco1.1, whole genome shotgun sequence, the proteins below share one genomic window:
- the LOC133982244 gene encoding CD81 antigen-like, with protein MAVTGCTQCIKYMLFFFNFIFWLAGGVILGVALWLRHDSQTSNLLVLQFEGTQAPGTFYISVYILIAVGAVMMLVGFLGCYGAIQESQCLLGTFFFFLVILFACEVAAAIWGFMNRDTISKELINFYDAAYIKAVDVSGSPSKDSAIAVLEVFHRTLECCGKGDDTALFTQVAGTLCPKMAPEQLVIRHSCHDKLTELFSEKLYLIGLAAMVVAVIMIFEMIFTMVLCCGIRNSPVY; from the exons ATGGCGGTGACAGGCTGCACGCAATGCATTAAATATATGTTATtcttctttaattttattttctgg CTGGCCGGAGGTGTGATCTTAGGAGTGGCCCTTTGGCTCCGCCATGACAGTCAAACCAGCAACCTCCTCGTACTTCAGTTTGAAGGCACCCAGGCACCAGGCACCTTTTATATCA GTGTGTACATACTGATAGCTGTTGGAGCTGTGATGATGCTTGTGGGCTTCCTCGGTTGTTACGGAGCCATTCAAGAGTCTCAGTGCCTGTTGGGGACG ttctttttctttttggtgatCCTCTTTGCCTGTGAAGTGGCTGCAGCCATCTGGGGTTTCATGAACAGGGACACA ATCTCCAAAGAACTGATCAACTTCTACGACGCTGCGTATATAAAGGCTGTGGATGTGTCAGGGTCTCCCAGTAAAGACTCTGCCATTGCCGTGCTGGAGGTTTTCCACAGAACA CTCGAATGCTGCGGTAAAGGAGATGACACTGCTCTCTTCACGCAAGTCGCTGGTACCTTGTGTCCTAAAATGGCTCCAGAACAGCTTGTGATACGTCAT AGCTGTCATGATAAACTGACTGAGCTGTTCTCGGAGAAGCTCTACCTGATTGGTCTGGCTGCTATGGTGGTTGCTGTCATCATG ATCTTCGAGATGATCTTCACCATGGTGCTCTGCTGTGGGATCCGGAACAGCCCAGTATACTAA